CTGGCCGGGCCTGCGCAACAAGCTCTTGTGGCCCTTCGAGGATCCGCCGGCTTTTCCTGGAACTGAAGCGGAAAAGCTGAACAAGTTTCGTGAAGTGCGCGACGCCATACGCCAGCGGCTGACAAGTTGGGTCGCCGAGTTGGAAGCGAGCGGGGCGTTCGAGCAGAAGTAGCTTCCTAATTTGTCGTTCTACCATTGCGAGTCCGTCGCCCTTGCCAGCTTCCGTAGCGAGCGACTTTCGTTCGTCGACCTAGTCGATAGAAGCGGGCTGCGCCAGGCGGTATATTCCGATTTGCTTTTCTCGCTTCTGTCTGGCACCGAAGGATTGATCTATGCGCTTGGCAATCTGCTTTTTGAATTTCACTCTGGTGTGCGCGGGAATGCTTTCGACCGCACTGGCTGCTTCGCCGGGCGTGGTAAGCGAAGAGCTGATTTACAACGAGCCGCCGCATCCGCAGTGCCATGCGTCGACCATTGAAGAGACGAAGCAGGGGCTCGTCGCTGCCTGGTTTGGTGGGACGCGTGAAGGAGCCGCCGACGTGGGCATCTGGTTCGCGCGGCAAACAAAAGAGGGCTGGAGCACGCCCGTGGAAGTGGCCAACGGCAAGGCGGCCGAGGGGAAGCAATTGCCTTGTTGGAACCCAGTGCTGTTTCAAATGCCAACTGCTGGCGATCAAATGGGCGAGCTGTTGTTGTTCTATAAGTTGGGGCCAAGCCCGAGCACATGGTGGGGCATGCTGCTGCGCAGTAACGACGGTGGCCTTACTTGGAGCAAGCCCGAGCGCTTGCCCGAGGGGATCATGGGACCGGTGAAGAACAAGCCGATCCTGCTCAAAGACGGAGTGTTGCTCTGCGGTAGCAGCACCGAGCATGCGGGCTGGCAGGTGCAGATGGAGTGGACCAAAGACGCCGGCAAGACGTGGGAAAAGACGGAGCCGCTCTGCGACGGCAAAACGCAGCACGCCATTCAACCCACCCTCTTGCGCACGTCACTCGGGTATCAGATACTCTGCCGCACGCGGACGCCGGGAAAAATTCTGCAAGCCACATCGGGCGATGCCGGACGAACCTGGTCGAAGCTCGAACCGATCGACTTGATTAATCCGAATTCTGGCATCGATGGCGTGACGCTCCGCGATGGTCGCCAGCTGCTCGTTTATAACCACACGCAAAAAGGTCGCAGCCCGCTGAACGTGGCCGTCGCTGTAGACGGCTCTACGTGGCAAGCGGCAGTGGTGCTCGAAAGTACGCCGGGTGAGTATTCTTATCCAGCTGTGATTCAATCGTCCGATGGTCTCGTACACATCACCTACACCTGGAAGCGCCAGCGCGTCAAACATGTGACGCTCGATCCCGCGAAGTTGGAACTAAAACCAATTGTCGATGGGGTTTGGCCGAAAGGGTGAGATACTTTCAGGTCGAGTTCTTGGCACTCCGTTTGCTGAATAGGTTTTCTGCCTCCCCTCCTATTTGCATTCTACGGAGAATCGTCATGGCTCAATCATTGGCCTCCCTGCTGCCTAAACTTCCCACCACTGTTGACCGCGTCCCAGCCAACACGGCCGATGAATACAACGAACGGATTTGTCTGCAGACAAAACAGCGCGTCGCGGAGATCGCCCGCCAAGGTCGCGCTGCCATCGAAGGGCGACTGAAAGAACTTGACGAAGAATGGGATGTCGAGCGGATGCTGGAAGCCAATGCGGCGACTGCGGTCCTTGCCTTTTCTACGCTCGGTTTGCTCGTGGACCGTCGGTTCTTCTTGATGCCCGTCGTGGTCGGTGGCTTTCTGTTGCAGCATGCAATTCAAGGCTGGTGCCCACCGCTGCCGGTGTTCCGCGCTTATGGCGTGCGCACTCAGCCCGAGATTGAAGAAGAGCGCTACGCGCTGAAAACTCTCCGCGGCGATTTTGCCCACGCGGGCCGCAGCGATCAAACTGGCAGTCGATCGGCCAACGAAGCTTTGGCGGCAGTCCGCCGCTAGCGGCCGGTAGCTAATCATCAAGCTCCGCGTGCTGGAAAGAAAAGTGCGACTCACGGCGGAGCATGAGGAGACGATAGCGGGCTGCCGCAGATTAGCTGCCAAGCTGGAAGCCTTTCCACGAAAACGCGTGAACCCGCGATTCTGCCCGTTGTCTGTAAGGTTGCCGTAGCGGATCGGTAATTCTTCGCAGAGAAAGCTCTGGTGGGTGCCGTCGTTTCTTGCCGGCACGATAGAATCAGGGCACTTGTTGGCTGCGAAGATCAGGAAGTTCCATGTCCAATCCGTATGAATCGCCAGTGCTGCCCCAAGGGGAGATTAACGAACCGTTTGCCCTGGCGCAGGTCGAAGCCCGCACGCGCACCATGGAATGGGTCGTTCTGCTGGTGCTCGCCTCGGTTCAATTCACGAGCATCGTCGACTTTGTGGTAGTGATGCCCCTTGGTCCGCAGTTAATGCGGGCCTTCAAGATTGGCCCCGCTGAATTCGGGCTGATCGTTTCGTCCTACACCTTTGCAGCTGGCATTGCCGGGCTGG
Above is a window of Anatilimnocola aggregata DNA encoding:
- a CDS encoding sialidase family protein, which gives rise to MRLAICFLNFTLVCAGMLSTALAASPGVVSEELIYNEPPHPQCHASTIEETKQGLVAAWFGGTREGAADVGIWFARQTKEGWSTPVEVANGKAAEGKQLPCWNPVLFQMPTAGDQMGELLLFYKLGPSPSTWWGMLLRSNDGGLTWSKPERLPEGIMGPVKNKPILLKDGVLLCGSSTEHAGWQVQMEWTKDAGKTWEKTEPLCDGKTQHAIQPTLLRTSLGYQILCRTRTPGKILQATSGDAGRTWSKLEPIDLINPNSGIDGVTLRDGRQLLVYNHTQKGRSPLNVAVAVDGSTWQAAVVLESTPGEYSYPAVIQSSDGLVHITYTWKRQRVKHVTLDPAKLELKPIVDGVWPKG
- a CDS encoding YgaP family membrane protein, whose product is MAQSLASLLPKLPTTVDRVPANTADEYNERICLQTKQRVAEIARQGRAAIEGRLKELDEEWDVERMLEANAATAVLAFSTLGLLVDRRFFLMPVVVGGFLLQHAIQGWCPPLPVFRAYGVRTQPEIEEERYALKTLRGDFAHAGRSDQTGSRSANEALAAVRR